In Elaeis guineensis isolate ETL-2024a chromosome 1, EG11, whole genome shotgun sequence, a genomic segment contains:
- the LOC109505430 gene encoding large ribosomal subunit protein eL38z/eL38y translates to MPKQIHEIKDFLLTARRKDARSVKIKRSKNVVKFKVRCSKYLYTLCVLDSEKADKLKQSLPPGLNVQEI, encoded by the exons ATG CCAAAGCAAATTCATGAGATCAAGGATTTCCTTCTCACTGCTAGAAGGAAAGATGCACGTTCTGTGAAAATCAAGAGGAGCAAGAATGTTGTCAAGTTCAAAGTTCGATGCTCCAAGTACCTCTACACGCTGTGTGTGCTTGACTCTGAGAAAGCAGACAAGTTGAAGCAATCTTTGCCTCCAG GTTTGAATGTGCAAGAAATTTGA
- the LOC105035917 gene encoding probable peroxidase 26 gives MRCKGQWLLVFLVLHLWATHLHVAEGATKLPLNGLVLHYYKKHTNCTYAEEFIKHLVTKAWQFDKSITPALLRLAYSDCFVRGCDASILLDGKNSEKEAPQNSGLRGFDVIDRIKRVLEARCPGTVSCADIIQLAAKNAVALAGAPKYPVFTGRRDGVQSTVESVDLPPPSISWDQALAYFQSRGLDVLDLGTLLGAHTMGVTHCHYIHDRIHNFNHTGKPDPSMARSLARQLRGKCQPKCYDMHQDPTVFLNPISGKSYTFSNSYYKRVLRNLGVLGIDQQITSSEDGRRIADQFAHNFEDFRRYFAFTMSRMGSIGVLTGTKGEIRSHCRYTNAENPKI, from the exons ATGAGGTGCAAAGGGCAGTGGTTACTAGTGTTCCTTGTGCTACACTTGTGGGCCACACACTTGCATGTAGCTGAAGGTGCTACAAAGTTGCCCTTAAATGGGCTGGTGCTCCATTACTACAAGAAGCACACCAACTGCACCTATGCAGAGGAGTTCATCAAGCACTTGGTCACGAAGGCATGGCAGTTCGACAAGTCCATCACCCCTGCCCTTCTCCGCCTTGCCTACTCCGATTGCTTTGTGAGG GGTTGCGATGCTTCGATTCTTTTGGATGGGAAGAATTCAGAGAAGGAGGCACCTCAGAACTCGGGGTTGAGGGGGTTTGATGTTATTGACAGGATCAAGAGAGTGTTGGAAGCGCGGTGCCCAGGGACTGTCTCCTGTGCTGATATTATTCAACTTGCTGCTAAAAATGCAGTAGCCCTg GCTGGTGCACCCAAGTACCCAGTATTTACAGGAAGACGCGACGGCGTGCAATCCACCGTCGAATCGGTAGACCTACCACCTCCTTCTATTTCATGGGATCAAGCCCTTGCGTACTTCCAATCTCGAGGTCTGGATGTGCTTGACCTTGGAACACTTTTAG GTGCTCACACCATGGGAGTGACTCACTGCCATTACATCCATGATCGGATTCATAACTTCAATCACACCGGAAAACCTGATCCGAGCATGGCTCGATCTCTCGCTCGCCAGCTGAGGGGGAAATGCCAGCCAAAATGCTATGACATGCACCAAGACCCGACCGTCTTCCTAAATCCAATATCCGGCAAGAGCTACACATTTTCGAACTCCTACTACAAACGAGTACTAAGGAACTTGGGCGTGCTTGGAATAGACCAGCAGATCACTTCCTCTGAGGATGGAAGGCGGATAGCTGATCAGTTTGCTCATAATTTCGAAGATTTCAGGCGTTATTTTGCTTTCACAATGAGCCGAATGGGGAGCATTGGAGTGCTGACAGGCACCAAAGGTGAGATTCGGAGTCATTGTCGGTACACAAATGCAGAGAATCCAAAAATTTGA
- the LOC105035161 gene encoding protein NLP2, translating into MDGFSPFLEGSGSPMSVDLFSDSAQKAINTFTELCSPPIADPVLSPFIYSVARLNPGSETFLASPNSQASCRDSVPRICDDSINSAGVDACFRDDSAPQNSGLQPGFLLNSLQIDMPGRNGLQFNVSDAEERNTVVPKSMMGVSLAERLLKALSLFKESSGAGILAQAWMPMNQGDKYILSTYEQPYLLDRILAGYREVSRSYTFSAKEAPGSITGLPGRVFVSGMPEWTSNIAYYHRQEYLRVEYALDYEVRGLLAVPMFDLNERSCCGVLELVTVKEKSDFDSEMDSIFRALQAVNLRSVKICARKQSLKMGQKSAFTEILDVLRAICHAHMLPLALTWVPLSNKGCVDECTRDTAEANFISDRKIVLCIQESACYVNDQQMQGFLRACSEHHLQNGQGIAGKAIQSTHPVFSSDIKSYDVHQYPLAHHARKFGLHAAVAIRLRSTHTGNDNYILEFFLPINSKGSVEQQLLLNNMSITLQRICRSLRTVSDTEAIRTDVTNEGPGTRQTISVSAENSQHLHDDTECNLTKLPFEFQDMEAGKQGDAHPSQMKSGSPRHPKKKRSTVEKNINLSVLQQYYSETLKDAAKSIGVCQTTLKRICRRNGILRWPSRKLTKASHSLSEIQNMLDSVPGVAGMLKYDNATGKLFTEVSSPEKQAATASEPLRPCLPVQFGGTLEEEACLVGRNKIGNSGQPQLHHHEANKASIPPFGMSDKCKVTSGGGLSSLAKEKCCHGASSKDGFGPERIKCSTRSKSSSSIAIVEEMHTQMDASEQIIEQSHPSYSSMADSSSGSASSCPTVKRSLKNNMSATDFGSAIRVKATYKEDTVRFRFSLSMGFHQLIQVIEKRFKLCSGTFQLKYMDDENEWVNLADESDLQECVEVLQSMQSQSLRLLVRDLPFATSSLAGGSSILMKP; encoded by the exons ATGGATGGGTTTTCTCCGTTCCTCGAGGGGAGTGGGAGCCCGATGTCGGTGGACCTATTTAGCGACTCAGCGCAGAAGGCTATCAATACGTTCACTGAACTCTGCAGTCCACCGATTGCTGACCCGGTTCTCTCGCCATTCATCTACTCAGTAGCTCGGCTGAACCCTGGTAGTGAGACTTTTCTGGCTTCGCCAAATTCACAAGCATCATGCAGGGATTCTGTGCCTAGGATTTGCGATGATTCGATAAATTCAGCTGGTGTAGATGCTTGTTTTAGAGATGATTCAGCACCACAAAATTCTGGCCTGCAACCTGGATTTTTGTTGAATTCTCTCCAGATAGATATGCCAGGAAGAAATGGGCTTCAATTCAATGTCTCTGATGCTGAGGAACGCAACACTGTTGTACCCAAATCCATGATGGGAGTTAGTCTTGCTGAGAGATTGCTCAAGGCACTGTCTTTGTTTAAGGAATCCTCAGGTGCAGGGATACTTGCCCAGGCCTGGATGCCTATGAATCAGGGAGATAAGTATATATTAAGTACATATGAGCAGCCCTATCTTCTGGACCGGATTCTTGCTGGGTACCGAGAAGTTTCGAGGTCATATACTTTTTCTGCAAAAGAGGCGCCAGGGTCCATCACTGGGCTTCCTGGCCGTGTATTTGTCTCTGGAATGCCGGAATGGACCTCAAACATTGCCTATTATCACCGGCAAGAGTACTTGCGGGTGGAGTATGCACTTGATTATGAGGTCCGTGGATTACTTGCGGTACCAATGTTTGATCTCAATGAACGTTCATGCTGTGGAGTCCTTGAGCTTGTAACGGTGAAGGAGAAATCTGATTTTGATTCTGAGATGGATAGCATTTTCCGAGCTTTGCAG GCTGTGAATTTAAGAAGTGTCAAAATATGTGCTCGAAAGCAG AGTCTTAAAATGGGCCAGAAGTCTGCATTCACAGAGATATTGGATGTCTTGAGAGCCATTTGTCATGCACACATGTTACCTTTGGCACTTACATGGGTTCCCTTGAGCAACAAGGGATGTGTGGATGAATGTACAAGAGATACTGCAGAGGCAAACTTTATTTCAGACAGGAAAATCGTGCTCTGTATCCAGGAGTCGGCCTGCTATGTCAATGATCAACAAATGCAGGGTTTTCTACGTGCATGTTCTGAACACCACCTTCAAAATGGGCAGGGCATTGCTGGAAAAGCAATTCAATCAACTCATCCTGTCTTCTCTTCAGACATCAAAAGTTACGATGTACACCAGTACCCACTTGCACATCATGCTCGCAAATTTGGCCTGCATGCTGCTGTTGCAATCAGGTTAAGGAGCACCCATACAGGAAACGACAATTACATACTAGAGTTCTTCCTTCCTATCAACAGTAAAGGGAGTGTAGAGCAGCAGCTCCTTTTGAACAACATGTCAATTACATTGCAGAGAATCTGCAGAAGCTTGAGAACAGTTTCAGATACTGAGGCGATCAGAACTGATGTCACTAATGAGGGACCAGGAACAAGACAAACCATATCTGTCTCAGCAGAAAACTCCCAACACTTGCACGATGATACTGAATGTAACTTGACCAAGTTACCTTTCGAATTTCAAGATATGGAAGCTGGTAAACAAGGAGATGCTCATCCAAGTCAG atgaagtctggctcaccTAGACATCCAAAGAAGAAACGTAGTACAGTGGAAAAGAATATTAATCTAAGTGTTCTTCAACAGTACTATTCTGAAACTCTTAAGGATGCTGCAAAGAGCATTGGTG TTTGTCAAACTACGCTGAAGAGAATATGCAGGCGGAATGGGATATTAAGATGGCCATCTCGCAAGCTAACTAAAGCCAGCCATTCTCTGAGTGAGATCCAGAACATGTTAGACTCTGTACCAGGAGTTGCAGGTATGTTAAAATATGATAATGCTACTGGAAAACTTTTTACAGAAGTCTCATCGCCTGAAAAACAAGCGGCAACAGCCTCAGAACCATTGCGTCCATGTTTACCAGTTCAGTTTGGTGGGACATTGGAAGAAGAGGCTTGTTTGGTTGGCAGAAACAAGATTGGCAATTCAGGCCAACCACAACTTCATCATCATGAAGCAAATAAAGCCTCTATTCCACCTTTTGGCATGAGTGACAAATGTAAGGTTACTTCTGGCGGAGGGCTATCCAGCCTTGCTAAAGAGAAATGCTGCCATGGTGCTTCTAGCAAGGATGGCTTCGGTCCGGAGAGAATTAAATGCAGCACTAGATCAAAAAGCTCAAGCTCGATAGCAATAGTGGAAGAAATGCATACCCAAATGGATGCTAGCGAACAGATCATAGAACAAAGTCATCCTTCTTATTCCAGCATGGCAGACTCATCCAGTGGCAGTGCTTCAAGTTGCCCCACTGTTAAAAGAAGCTTAAAGAACAATATGTCGGCCACTGACTTCGGGTCTGCGATCCGTGTAAAGGCTACTTATAAGGAGGACACTGTAAGGTTCAGATTCTCCTTGTCCATGGGTTTCCATCAGTTGATTCAGGTGATTGAGAAGAGATTCAAATTGTGCAGCGGGACATTCCAACTCAAGTATATGGATGATGAGAACGAATGGGTCAATTTGGCCGATGAATCTGATTTGCAGGAGTGTGTTGAGGTGTTGCAGTCTATGCAATCTCAAAGTCTGAGGCTTCTAGTTCGAGATCTTCCCTTTGCAACTAGCAGCTTGGCTGGCGGTAGCAGCATCCTCATGAAGCCATAA